GCTGGTGCTCTCCTGGTTGCGCCCGTCCGCGAACTCCGTCAGCCCGCCCGCCCACGAGTGCAGCTTCCACAGGTCGAACATCCGGAGCCGGGTGAAGCTGCCGCCGGCCCGGTTCCGCGACAGCGTCATGAAGTCGGCCACCATGGCGTAGGCCTGGGGCATGTGCTTGCGTCCCCAGCAGGGGTCCAGCTTGGCCAGCACCGCCACGGCGTACAGGAAGTAGCCCAGGTGGTAGTGGTGGTCGTTGTAGATGCCGAACCCAAAGTCGGCGGTCGAGTCCCGGAGCCCCTGCAGCGTCACCAGCCCGCCCCACTTGGCGTCGTAGAAGAAGCCGTTCCCCTGGAAGCTGCCGTCCAGCCACGGCGTCACCGCCGCCCGCAGGAAGCTCTGCACCGCCGGGATCTGCTCGGGGCACCCGACCTCCTCCGCGATCAGCGccagccgcgccgcgcgcgccaccgccttGCCGTAGAAGTAGGACGACGTGGTGGTGATCGGGGTGGACGCGAGGCCGGCCACGTcggcgcggagcgcggcggccaccTCGGCCACGCCGTCCTCGCTCACGCCGCGCGTCGAGTGCCACGTCGGCGACACCGGGTCGGCGCGCAGCGCCCACGAGTCGCCGACCACGCCCACCAGGTCGCCGTCGATGCTCCGGTACCGGAAGTCGCCGAGCACGCGGGCGCCGCAGTCGTCGGAGAGCAGCCGCAGGTGGAGCGGGTGCGCGAGCATCAGCAGCTCCCCGTGCCCCGCCTTGCGCCACGAGTAGTCGACGCAGAACGGCCGGCTCAGCGCGGCTTCCCCCGCCGTCGGGAAGCAGCCGCTGTAGCGGTCGAGGACGGGCTCCATGGACGCGTCGGGGAGGTAGGCGACCCGGATGGCGCCGGCGAACCCGGGCGCCGAGAGCTGCGTGGTGCCGGCCTGCGCGAGGCGGATCGGCGCCGACGCGTAGAGGAGGAACGTCTGGCCGCTGTTCATCCCGAGGCGCCACTTGGTGCCGGCGCCGTCGcaggcggcgacgtcgacgaaGGCGTGGACGGACGCGACGGAGACGTCGACGGGCCCCGCCGTGGTGACGACGGTGACGTAGGGGCACCCGCGGGCGAGGTGCGCGCGGAGCGTCGGGGAGACGTCGAGCGTGACGGAGAGGTCGTCGAAGGCCGCGACGCGGTGGCGCTCGCCGCTCCCCGCGGCGTCGGAGATGGTGAGGTCGGCGACGAAGGTCTGGATGATGAAGGACGGCGAGTGGTTCCGCGACGGGTAGCAGACGTCGAGCGCCGCCCCGCCTGGGGAGCGCACGGAGTAGGGGTGGAGGTACTCCGGCTGGTCCCCGTTCTTGAGGACGAAGTTCTGGAAGAAGGAGTTGgtggggagcggcgcggcgaggagctCCGGCGCGAAGAAGCGGGACGGGTCGGGGAGGACcgtggaggcggcgcgcgggaaCACGTGGCCCcccggggcgggcggcggcgggcggtggctgCCGTGGTGCGGCATGgttggggagggggaggggaggaaccccggcggctgcggctggaTCGAGGAgacgggcggaggcggagggggagggggaagaggaggagcagCGGGAGGGTTGGGCCTGGGCCGGGAGAAGGCGAAGGGGGGCCTGGAGGTGAGGAGGCGGGAGAGGGAATGGCCCAGCTTCTTCGTCCACTTCCGCATCTCGCTCGCCTCGGGCTGCTGCTGGTTATATAGCGCTGCTGGATTGGGCGGGCTGGGCTTGATCTGgctattcttcttcttcctgatGTTTTTGCTATATTTTTCCTTTGGTTTTGTCTGGTTTTCTGCCGGTTTTGCTGGTATTTTTGGATCTTGTTTGTGCTACGCTTTGACTGGGCCAAAGAGTTTATCTCACAATATCCACCCACCGGACGGATGTGAGGCGACACGTCGTGGAGATCGTGTAGTTCCGGCGTGCAAGAATAAACAAACACTAAAAAATCTTGTGAAGGATCGGTTGATGGATGGACAGAGATGGCTAATCACAGTGAGCGAGTGCTACTGCTTGGGTGCTAAGCATGAGAGCCACGAGGAACGGGAGGGGCTTCAGTCTCAGCCAGATCACTGCGGATGCGTGGACACGGAGGAATTAACGCGGCATGGAGCACGAAACCGCGCGTACCTCCGTGCGTTGGCCGGGGTCGGGATGATCGGATCGCCGCCGGTGGTGCAGTGGCCGCGCGTGGAGAGCGTGTCGTCGTCGTCCGGTCGGCCCCTGCGTGCAGCACACCAAACAATATTAATGATAATATAATGCGACGATATATACGATAACTATATATAAgtatacccgcaaaaaaaactTATATATGATTATAATGTTTAATTTGATTGATGGGCACGGCAAACAGAAGCGATGAATTAGCGGCTAAGCGTTGAAAACGCGCGCAATAATGACAAACGCGGCCGTTTGCAATATAATACTGATCCGGAGGGACGGACAAAAATGGGTTTTCTTTGCACAATCATTGTACTACTAAAACTAGCTGATCGATTTGAagcaaaggggggggggggggtggaggagACGACGACTATGAACACGGCCGGATCGGATGTGAAAGAGACCGCCGGCCGGGAGAAGAACCGAGCGGTTCCTGCGGCCGGCGTACTTTACCGTGAGGTAGATCAGGGACGCCGTCCGTCTGGCCGGCCGGGGCTGGTGGAAGCAGATAGGTGAACGTCGTCGATGATGGGGTGGCTGCGATCGAGCTGGGGGCAGGGCGATTGATTGTCCTGGCAGGTGCGCAGAGGAGTTGGCCGGCAGGCGTGCGTGTGTCGGGGGATCGTCGGCTTCGACGCACGTCAGGGATGGAGGACGCACGCAACTGCCGAGAATAAGGGACAAGCAAGGCCATGGATGGCAAGGTGTCCCGCGTCGTAAGATTGGCACCGGGGCCGGGAAGGTGATTTCCCGGCCGggggaagcaagcaaggcatgATGGGAGGAGTTGCCGTGGTGGCGACGGCTTGCCGG
This portion of the Panicum virgatum strain AP13 chromosome 2N, P.virgatum_v5, whole genome shotgun sequence genome encodes:
- the LOC120660550 gene encoding probable endo-1,3(4)-beta-glucanase ARB_01444, which codes for MRKWTKKLGHSLSRLLTSRPPFAFSRPRPNPPAAPPLPPPPPPPPVSSIQPQPPGFLPSPSPTMPHHGSHRPPPPAPGGHVFPRAASTVLPDPSRFFAPELLAAPLPTNSFFQNFVLKNGDQPEYLHPYSVRSPGGAALDVCYPSRNHSPSFIIQTFVADLTISDAAGSGERHRVAAFDDLSVTLDVSPTLRAHLARGCPYVTVVTTAGPVDVSVASVHAFVDVAACDGAGTKWRLGMNSGQTFLLYASAPIRLAQAGTTQLSAPGFAGAIRVAYLPDASMEPVLDRYSGCFPTAGEAALSRPFCVDYSWRKAGHGELLMLAHPLHLRLLSDDCGARVLGDFRYRSIDGDLVGVVGDSWALRADPVSPTWHSTRGVSEDGVAEVAAALRADVAGLASTPITTTSSYFYGKAVARAARLALIAEEVGCPEQIPAVQSFLRAAVTPWLDGSFQGNGFFYDAKWGGLVTLQGLRDSTADFGFGIYNDHHYHLGYFLYAVAVLAKLDPCWGRKHMPQAYAMVADFMTLSRNRAGGSFTRLRMFDLWKLHSWAGGLTEFADGRNQESTSEAVNAYYSAALVGLSYGDAHLVSLGATLAALEALAAQAWWHVRAGEGVYEEDFAAANRVVGVLWANKRDSGLWFAPPEWKECRLGIQLLPLLPISEALFPDVAFARDLVAWTEPALARDGVGEGWKGFVYALQGIYDREAALAKTRALTGHDDGNSLTNLLWWLHSRGSVVGDGDGGAGFGRCCWYRQYCH